A stretch of Anaerolineales bacterium DNA encodes these proteins:
- a CDS encoding zinc ribbon domain-containing protein, whose amino-acid sequence MSQATVWLGYGLQDFNMSEANHRFRKIERIFLRVFLFIALCLVPLSTMAQVAPRVKSLEIALWPEYDRSEMLVIMRMQLADDVPLPTTVELPIPTRVGEPSAVAKWDPVSGPNDQVQWDRIEGDEWSTITVQIDVPGVWIEYYDALTLDGSERSYSFQWPGGFDIESLRFRVQQPKVAESMSVSGATDVVEEDGILYHIIDVGALNSDEGFRVDVSYSNPSGQLTNPALIVRPEETSGGTPDISTWLPYVIGGFGVLMLVLGAILWVRLRQGVESGTPRRRNRRKSKGESRSASAEGERRFCHYCGTPANAEDNYCRSCGTKLRRG is encoded by the coding sequence GTGTCGCAGGCCACGGTCTGGCTGGGATACGGATTGCAGGACTTTAATATGTCTGAGGCCAATCATCGATTCCGAAAAATTGAACGAATTTTCTTGCGCGTGTTCCTGTTCATTGCCTTGTGTCTCGTGCCGCTCTCGACGATGGCACAGGTAGCACCCCGCGTGAAAAGCCTCGAGATCGCCTTGTGGCCGGAGTACGATCGATCCGAGATGCTCGTCATCATGCGCATGCAGTTGGCGGACGACGTTCCCCTGCCGACGACCGTCGAGCTTCCCATTCCGACGCGTGTGGGGGAGCCCTCGGCCGTCGCAAAATGGGATCCGGTATCCGGACCGAACGATCAAGTCCAATGGGACCGGATCGAGGGGGACGAATGGAGCACGATTACCGTACAAATCGACGTGCCCGGGGTTTGGATCGAATATTACGATGCGCTTACGCTGGATGGCAGTGAACGAAGCTATTCGTTTCAGTGGCCGGGGGGTTTTGATATCGAATCGCTGCGCTTCAGGGTGCAGCAGCCGAAGGTGGCGGAGTCAATGAGCGTCTCGGGTGCGACGGATGTTGTCGAGGAGGACGGCATCCTGTATCACATCATCGATGTTGGCGCCCTGAATTCCGACGAAGGCTTTCGGGTGGATGTCTCTTACAGCAATCCGAGTGGGCAGCTCACCAATCCGGCGCTGATTGTCCGGCCCGAGGAAACGAGTGGAGGTACGCCGGACATAAGCACCTGGCTGCCGTACGTGATTGGTGGATTTGGCGTTTTGATGCTCGTACTGGGCGCGATCTTGTGGGTACGCCTGCGGCAGGGTGTTGAGAGTGGTACTCCACGACGCCGAAATCGCCGCAAATCGAAAGGTGAATCACGATCCGCAAGCGCCGAAGGGGAACGCAGGTTCTGCCATTATTGTGGGACTCCAGCGAATGCGGAAGATAACTACTGCCGCAGTTGCGGAACGAAACTGCGCAGAGGTTGA
- a CDS encoding HRDC domain-containing protein produces the protein MNSTQLKPPMLVADADSLHSMVKSLSAQPLVAVDTESNSMYVYRERVCLIQFSIPEIDFLVDPFAFSGLSELGPVFSNPKIEKIFHSAEYDIMCLKRDFGFTFHNLFDTRIASRTLGGKRSGLRDLIAAEFKVEIDKRYQRSNWGRRPLPDKWLDYARLDTYYLIPLRHRLYSALQEAGRLEEALEASEYITRIQPHENGFDPNGFWRIRNARDLSPRQLALLRRLYILRDSQARRMDRPAFKVMGDRTLHDLAAAAPDRIKNLNDIHGMTAGQIRRFGEGILEALRLGQEDPLPHRPRGNHTDDEVLARYEALHEWRKRTARSHKVDSDIILPREILMDIAKSAPRSLKALHSVMSPLTWRANRYGEMILRVLWEHDDSTE, from the coding sequence ATGAATTCTACCCAACTTAAACCGCCAATGCTTGTCGCCGACGCCGATTCGCTGCACTCTATGGTCAAATCCCTTTCCGCACAACCTCTCGTTGCCGTAGATACCGAATCGAACAGCATGTACGTCTATAGGGAACGAGTGTGTCTCATTCAGTTCTCTATACCGGAAATCGACTTTCTGGTCGATCCTTTTGCTTTTTCGGGGCTGAGCGAACTGGGGCCCGTATTCAGCAATCCGAAAATTGAAAAAATATTCCACAGTGCAGAATACGACATAATGTGTTTGAAACGAGATTTCGGATTCACTTTTCACAATTTGTTCGACACTCGCATCGCCAGCCGTACGCTGGGCGGGAAACGCAGCGGACTGCGCGATCTGATTGCGGCGGAATTCAAGGTGGAAATCGATAAGCGCTACCAGCGGTCCAACTGGGGGAGAAGACCTCTTCCGGATAAATGGCTCGATTACGCCCGCCTGGATACGTACTACCTCATCCCTCTGCGCCATCGTTTATATTCCGCGCTCCAAGAAGCTGGGCGCCTGGAAGAGGCACTGGAAGCATCCGAATACATTACCCGCATTCAACCCCACGAAAACGGCTTTGATCCCAATGGATTCTGGCGGATCCGCAATGCGCGCGATCTATCGCCACGACAATTGGCGCTGCTCCGCCGCCTTTACATCCTTCGAGATTCGCAGGCCAGGCGTATGGATCGACCGGCCTTCAAGGTGATGGGAGATCGGACGCTTCACGATCTGGCCGCTGCCGCCCCCGATCGAATCAAGAATTTGAACGACATCCACGGCATGACGGCCGGGCAAATCCGCCGCTTCGGGGAAGGTATCCTCGAAGCCCTGCGTCTCGGACAAGAAGACCCGCTTCCGCATCGCCCAAGAGGCAACCACACCGACGACGAGGTCCTCGCCAGGTATGAAGCGCTGCACGAATGGCGCAAACGTACAGCCCGATCTCACAAAGTCGATTCGGACATCATCCTGCCGCGTGAGATATTGATGGACATTGCCAAATCTGCACCACGCAGCCTCAAAGCGCTGCACAGCGTGATGTCGCCCCTGACCTGGCGCGCAAATCGATATGGGGAAATGATCCTGCGTGTCCTATGGGAGCACGACGATTCCACCGAATGA
- a CDS encoding MBL fold metallo-hydrolase, translated as MKITFHGAAQTVTGSRHLISLNKHRLLLDCGLYQGHRKDTYERNLNFPFAPRKIDSVVLSHAHIDHCGNLPNLVRQGYEGPINATQATIHLTDIMTRDAGHIQEADVEYINRKRERRGDPPVEPLYTVADAEQATQYLTPEAYDTPFEPVPGARATLVEAGHILGSAGIILDLEENHHAVRLMFSGDIGRFNLPILRDPVLPPEDLDYLIMECTYGSRSHDPPQQAYEKLRDTVTRTVHRDGKIIIPAFAVGRTQTLVYYLHRMISEGDIPRVPVFVDSPLAINVTDITRAHPECFDKQILEFMRKDAHGSAFGFDLLSYTRSVEESKEINKLEGPAVIISASGMAEVGRILHHLRNNIEDPRNTVLITSWMAPHTLGRRLVEGVKRVKIFGDTYSVNAEVVTINGLSAHAGKELLLEYALQAKNNLKGIFLVHGEPESAAALMEKIKEQGFDKVQYPELGTEVEI; from the coding sequence ATGAAAATAACATTCCACGGCGCTGCGCAAACGGTTACCGGTTCACGACACCTGATCAGCCTCAACAAGCATAGATTGCTGCTGGATTGCGGACTGTATCAAGGCCATCGTAAAGACACTTACGAACGGAATCTCAATTTCCCGTTCGCTCCCCGGAAGATCGATTCTGTCGTTCTCTCCCACGCTCACATCGATCACTGTGGCAATTTACCCAACCTGGTCCGCCAGGGCTACGAAGGTCCGATCAACGCCACGCAGGCAACGATCCACCTCACCGACATCATGACCCGCGATGCCGGCCACATTCAAGAGGCGGACGTCGAATATATAAACAGGAAACGAGAACGCCGCGGAGATCCACCGGTCGAACCGCTCTACACCGTTGCCGATGCCGAGCAAGCCACGCAGTACCTCACGCCTGAAGCATACGATACACCCTTCGAACCGGTGCCCGGCGCGCGGGCGACCCTGGTGGAGGCAGGACACATTCTCGGATCGGCCGGGATCATTCTCGATTTAGAAGAAAACCACCACGCCGTTCGCTTGATGTTTTCCGGAGACATCGGCCGCTTCAACCTGCCCATCTTGCGCGACCCCGTGCTGCCGCCCGAGGACCTCGACTACCTGATCATGGAATGCACTTACGGCAGCCGTTCGCACGACCCGCCGCAGCAGGCATACGAAAAGCTGCGCGATACCGTCACGCGCACCGTCCATCGAGACGGCAAGATCATCATCCCCGCATTCGCCGTCGGCCGGACGCAAACGCTGGTTTATTACCTGCACCGCATGATCAGCGAAGGTGACATCCCCCGCGTACCGGTGTTCGTCGACAGCCCGCTCGCCATCAACGTGACCGACATCACCCGCGCCCATCCCGAATGCTTCGACAAGCAGATTCTGGAATTCATGCGGAAGGATGCCCACGGTTCGGCGTTCGGCTTCGATCTTCTCAGCTACACGCGGTCCGTGGAGGAGAGCAAGGAAATCAACAAGCTCGAGGGACCCGCAGTGATCATCTCGGCTTCCGGCATGGCCGAAGTGGGACGCATCCTGCATCACTTGCGCAACAACATCGAAGACCCCCGCAACACCGTACTCATCACTTCCTGGATGGCGCCTCACACGCTCGGGCGGAGACTGGTCGAAGGGGTGAAGAGAGTAAAAATCTTCGGAGATACCTACTCGGTCAACGCGGAAGTGGTCACCATCAACGGACTCTCTGCACACGCCGGAAAAGAACTCCTGCTGGAATATGCTTTACAGGCAAAGAACAACTTGAAAGGTATTTTTCTGGTGCACGGCGAGCCGGAATCCGCCGCCGCACTGATGGAAAAAATAAAGGAGCAAGGCTTCGATAAAGTGCAGTATCCCGAATTGGGGACGGAAGTGGAAATCTAG